A window of the Roseovarius sp. S88 genome harbors these coding sequences:
- a CDS encoding heme ABC transporter permease translates to MASLWEYANPKKFIDTTSRFLPWLFGSALICLVTGLIWGFFFTPDDFRQGSTVKIIYLHVPSALMAINAWLMMLVASLMWIVRRHHVSALAARAAAPIGMVMTLIALATGAIWGQPMWGTWWAWDPRLTSFLILFLFYLGYIALWEAIENDDTAADLTSILCLVGSVFALLSRYAVNFWNQGLHQGASLSLDKEENVHDVFYHPLLICIAGFVLLFIALVFLRTQTEIRARRMRALMARERLTA, encoded by the coding sequence GTGGCGTCACTTTGGGAATATGCGAATCCCAAGAAGTTCATCGACACGACCAGCCGGTTTTTGCCCTGGCTGTTCGGATCCGCACTGATTTGTCTTGTGACAGGCCTCATCTGGGGCTTTTTCTTTACGCCTGATGATTTCCGGCAGGGCAGCACGGTCAAGATCATCTACCTGCACGTGCCCTCGGCGCTGATGGCGATCAACGCCTGGCTGATGATGCTGGTGGCTTCGCTCATGTGGATCGTGCGCCGCCATCACGTGAGCGCCTTGGCCGCCCGTGCTGCAGCACCTATAGGCATGGTCATGACGCTGATTGCTCTGGCCACCGGGGCGATCTGGGGTCAGCCGATGTGGGGCACCTGGTGGGCCTGGGATCCAAGGCTCACGTCCTTTTTAATCCTGTTCCTCTTCTATCTGGGCTATATCGCGCTTTGGGAAGCGATTGAAAATGACGACACAGCGGCGGATCTGACGTCGATCCTGTGTCTTGTCGGCTCTGTCTTTGCACTTCTCAGTCGCTATGCGGTGAATTTCTGGAACCAGGGGTTACACCAGGGGGCATCTTTGAGCCTGGATAAGGAAGAGAATGTGCACGACGTGTTCTATCACCCGCTGCTCATCTGCATTGCGGGGTTTGTGCTCTTGTTTATTGCCTTGGTCTTCCTGCGCACCCAGACCGAGATTCGCGCCCGCCGGATGCGTGCGCTTATGGCCCGCGAAAGGCTGACCGCATGA
- the ccmB gene encoding heme exporter protein CcmB: MKALLLRDIRLAIRAGGGFGLGLAFFLIVVVLVPFGVGPQSELLSRIAAGTLWIGALLACLLSLDRIFALDWEDGSLDLLATAPLPMEAIAAIKALAHWLTTGLPLVLAAPILAVLLNLPAAGYGPLILSLLLGTPALSMIGTFGAALTVGLKRGGLLLSLLVLPLYVPTLIFGAEAARRGVDGFDTTTPMLMLAGITCGTIALLPFAAAAVLRVNLR, from the coding sequence GTGAAGGCGCTGCTGTTACGTGACATACGGCTGGCAATCCGGGCTGGGGGCGGATTTGGCCTGGGTCTCGCGTTTTTCCTGATCGTCGTCGTGTTGGTGCCCTTTGGGGTCGGCCCGCAATCGGAACTTTTGTCGCGTATCGCGGCGGGTACCCTATGGATTGGTGCGCTTCTGGCCTGCCTGCTCTCGCTTGACCGCATCTTCGCGCTCGACTGGGAGGACGGCTCGCTGGATCTTCTGGCCACCGCGCCTTTGCCAATGGAGGCCATCGCCGCCATCAAGGCTCTGGCGCATTGGCTGACCACCGGCCTGCCTTTGGTCTTGGCCGCACCGATTCTGGCGGTTCTTTTGAACCTGCCTGCAGCCGGATACGGCCCTCTGATCCTGTCGCTTTTGCTGGGCACACCGGCGCTGAGCATGATTGGCACATTTGGCGCGGCACTTACCGTGGGGCTGAAACGCGGTGGACTGCTTCTCAGCCTGCTTGTTTTACCGCTTTATGTCCCCACATTGATCTTTGGTGCCGAGGCGGCCCGGCGCGGGGTGGACGGGTTTGACACAACCACACCCATGCTGATGCTGGCGGGGATCACCTGCGGCACCATCGCGCTTTTGCCTTTTGCCGCGGCTGCGGTATTGAGAGTTAACCTGCGCTGA
- the ccmA gene encoding heme ABC exporter ATP-binding protein CcmA, with protein MTLTVQNLSITRGGIRVLEGVSFSLSPGEALVLRGPNGIGKTTLLRTIAGLQPPLEGQVDAAPDTLVYAGHADGLKSTLTVEENLEFWAQIFGQNDIASAMNAFDLNALRSRPAGLLSAGQKRRLGLARLLVTGRPIWVLDEPTVSLDVRAVEMFAEVIRTHLGKGGSALLATHIDLGLDEAKTLDVTPFRASAAQLDEFDEAFL; from the coding sequence ATGACCCTGACCGTCCAAAACCTCAGCATCACCCGTGGCGGTATTCGCGTGCTCGAAGGTGTGAGTTTTTCGCTGTCGCCCGGCGAAGCGTTGGTGCTGCGGGGACCCAATGGGATTGGCAAGACGACGCTTTTGCGCACCATCGCAGGGTTGCAGCCGCCGCTTGAGGGGCAGGTCGACGCGGCCCCGGATACGCTGGTCTATGCTGGGCATGCGGATGGGTTGAAATCCACGCTGACGGTCGAGGAAAATCTCGAGTTTTGGGCGCAGATTTTTGGGCAGAACGACATTGCCTCGGCCATGAACGCTTTTGATCTCAATGCTTTGCGCAGCCGTCCGGCGGGGCTTCTCTCCGCGGGGCAGAAACGTCGCCTTGGGCTTGCACGGCTTTTGGTCACGGGGCGGCCCATCTGGGTGCTGGACGAACCGACCGTATCGCTTGATGTGCGTGCGGTTGAGATGTTCGCCGAAGTCATTCGCACTCATCTGGGAAAGGGCGGCTCAGCACTTTTGGCCACGCATATCGACCTAGGGCTTGATGAGGCGAAGACGCTGGATGTCACACCGTTCCGCGCCAGTGCAGCGCAGCTCGATGAGTTTGACGAGGCCTTCCTGTGA
- a CDS encoding thermonuclease family protein, whose amino-acid sequence MEGAVLLLLLLIGAVATAYKMCGDFGEKTAPREEPATTEDLPKLRAPGRHATFDPQSAKPVTKARVIKGRAYIVDGDTVVIQKTQIRLFGVDAPEMNHPYGIKAKWALVALCKGHTIRAEVTEIDHYGRTVARCYLEDGRDLSAEMVKCGLAIDWAKYSGGCYRRLEVPDARKKMWLADARQKGRMFVWEQFEAKQRTRNANQ is encoded by the coding sequence GTGGAAGGCGCGGTTCTGCTTTTGTTGTTGCTCATCGGGGCGGTCGCCACTGCATATAAGATGTGCGGTGATTTTGGCGAGAAGACAGCGCCCAGGGAAGAACCCGCAACAACAGAAGACCTGCCCAAGCTTCGTGCTCCTGGGCGGCATGCGACGTTCGACCCCCAAAGCGCCAAGCCAGTTACCAAGGCACGTGTCATCAAAGGACGGGCCTATATCGTCGATGGTGATACTGTTGTCATCCAGAAGACCCAGATACGTCTCTTTGGTGTTGATGCGCCGGAAATGAACCATCCCTATGGGATCAAGGCCAAATGGGCGCTTGTCGCATTGTGCAAAGGCCACACCATACGCGCCGAAGTCACCGAGATCGACCACTACGGGCGAACCGTGGCGCGCTGTTATCTTGAAGACGGGCGAGACCTTTCTGCGGAAATGGTGAAATGTGGATTGGCGATAGACTGGGCAAAATATTCTGGCGGGTGTTACCGCAGGCTGGAAGTTCCAGATGCGCGCAAGAAAATGTGGCTGGCAGATGCGCGCCAGAAGGGACGCATGTTTGTTTGGGAGCAATTCGAAGCAAAACAGCGCACGCGCAACGCGAACCAATGA
- a CDS encoding Mth938-like domain-containing protein, producing the protein MRLSEVTFTDAQPIDGYGPGFFRVGGEVAKAPVCVHPGGTFDWGGYEDTASLLTLKDEIDVLFIGTGAETAHVPTAFREAIEAAGIGVEPMNSPAAARTYNVLVSEGRRVAAALLGV; encoded by the coding sequence ATGCGCCTCAGCGAAGTGACGTTCACCGATGCCCAACCCATCGACGGCTACGGTCCGGGGTTCTTTCGCGTCGGCGGTGAGGTGGCCAAAGCGCCTGTTTGTGTCCACCCTGGCGGCACGTTTGACTGGGGTGGGTACGAAGATACCGCGTCGTTGCTGACGCTCAAAGATGAGATCGACGTGCTCTTTATTGGTACGGGCGCAGAGACCGCCCACGTGCCCACTGCCTTTCGCGAGGCCATCGAGGCCGCAGGCATAGGGGTCGAACCCATGAACTCCCCCGCCGCAGCCCGCACCTACAACGTGCTCGTCTCCGAAGGCCGCCGGGTCGCCGCGGCGCTTTTGGGGGTTTGA
- a CDS encoding sulfite exporter TauE/SafE family protein, translated as MPELWSQALAQPGLIWLLGAALAAGLVRGFSGFGTAMVYLPVAGTFLGPFAALTTLLVMDLFGPLPNVPRALRDRHPGDMSRLVLGLVIALPIGVLVLAQVPAEAFRYAVSLIALALLVLLISGYRYRGALTPRLITGTGMLGGFLGGSTGLPGPPVIMLYMASTHPAHVVRATLMLYLVAVDLLMLGVFWLYDRLEPGNLVLGFCVMVPYLLGNILGGWLFRPGQEKIYRGIAYLVIALSAIIGLPFWGG; from the coding sequence ATGCCTGAGCTTTGGTCTCAGGCCCTGGCACAGCCGGGGCTGATCTGGCTCTTGGGTGCGGCACTGGCCGCAGGGCTTGTGCGGGGGTTCTCGGGATTTGGCACGGCGATGGTGTACCTGCCGGTGGCTGGCACGTTCCTGGGCCCTTTTGCCGCCCTCACCACGCTTTTGGTGATGGATCTTTTCGGGCCGCTGCCCAATGTGCCCCGGGCGCTGAGGGATCGCCATCCGGGCGATATGTCCCGACTTGTCCTGGGATTGGTCATTGCCTTGCCAATCGGTGTTCTCGTCCTCGCGCAAGTGCCAGCGGAGGCCTTTCGGTACGCCGTTTCACTCATTGCATTGGCCCTCCTTGTATTGCTCATATCCGGCTACCGCTATCGCGGTGCGCTCACCCCACGCCTGATCACCGGCACAGGTATGCTGGGCGGTTTTCTGGGCGGCTCGACGGGTTTGCCCGGTCCACCTGTGATCATGCTCTACATGGCCAGCACCCATCCCGCTCATGTGGTGCGCGCGACGCTTATGCTCTACCTCGTAGCGGTCGACCTGCTCATGCTGGGGGTCTTCTGGCTTTATGATCGGCTCGAGCCGGGCAACCTCGTGCTGGGCTTTTGCGTTATGGTGCCCTATCTTTTGGGCAACATTCTGGGCGGCTGGCTGTTCCGTCCGGGACAGGAAAAAATCTACCGCGGCATCGCCTATTTGGTCATTGCGCTCTCTGCCATCATAGGCCTGCCATTCTGGGGAGGATAA
- the secD gene encoding protein translocase subunit SecD: MLQIDLWKRVVIWGLVALGLLLASPNGFYTKVETHNDAMVALEQGATGAELEAQAASWPSWMPSGLVNLGLDLRGGAHLLAEVQVEDVYQARIEAMWPEIRDLLREERSRVGPIRLQPTDAAELRVRLVEKPEEIEYAAGLVRGLAQPIFDPLSGVSSSDIDVAAAGDTIVVTLSEAERQASDEQTVRTAREIIERRINEMGTREPTIQRQGADRILIQVPGVGSAAELKEIIGTTAQLTFQPVVGRTGNPNDPPGAGNEILPSLDEEGVFYIVERAAVVTGEELVDAQPDFDQNGLPAVSFRFNPAGGRKFGDYTAANIGSPFAIVLDNEVISAPVIQSHIPGGTGIITGRFTVEDSTNLAVLLRAGALPAELEFLEERTVGPELGADSIEAGKIASIVAFGLVLAFMWASYGLFGLFANIALLINVGLIFGLLSLIGATLTLPGIAGIVLTIGMAVDANVLVFERIREELKTAKGPARAIELGYEKALSAITDANITTFITALILYAMGSGPVRGFAITLGLGIITSVFTAIFVTRLIVIIWFERKRPKTVLQGRALRLVPKETSIDFFKRWKMSLGLSGVFIIVAVISFFLQGLNFGIDFRGGTTIRTESAQTVDIGQYRDAITQLELGDVSITEIFDPTFGPDKNVAMIRIQAQEGEEAVTPEVIRSVEAALQEVVPDLKFTAVDSVGPKVSGELIQTAVIAVLLAIAAVLVYIWLRFEWQFAVGAVLALVHDVWLTIGIFSELQIQFDLAIIAALLTIVGYSLNDTVVVFDRVRENLRKYKKKDLSEVLNISINETLSRTVMTSVTTLLALMALYVLGGDVIRGFVFAMIWGVIVGTYSSIFVASAVLLWLGVKRDWSKPDTTAGTQFANVDA, from the coding sequence ATGCTGCAAATTGACCTCTGGAAGCGCGTGGTGATTTGGGGCTTGGTGGCGCTTGGGCTGCTGCTGGCCTCGCCCAATGGGTTCTATACAAAGGTCGAGACGCATAACGACGCCATGGTCGCCCTCGAACAGGGCGCGACGGGAGCAGAGCTTGAGGCACAGGCAGCCAGCTGGCCAAGCTGGATGCCATCAGGCCTTGTCAATCTTGGACTTGATCTGCGCGGTGGCGCACACCTTCTGGCCGAGGTGCAGGTGGAAGATGTTTATCAGGCGCGGATCGAGGCCATGTGGCCGGAAATACGGGATTTGTTGCGCGAGGAACGTAGCCGTGTCGGCCCCATTCGCTTGCAACCTACAGATGCCGCAGAACTGCGCGTGCGACTGGTCGAAAAGCCTGAGGAAATTGAATATGCCGCGGGGCTTGTACGTGGTCTGGCGCAACCAATCTTCGACCCGCTTTCCGGTGTATCCTCAAGCGATATCGACGTCGCAGCTGCAGGTGACACAATCGTTGTCACGCTGAGCGAAGCCGAGCGGCAAGCCAGTGACGAGCAAACCGTGCGCACCGCGCGCGAGATTATCGAACGCCGCATCAACGAGATGGGCACGCGAGAGCCGACCATCCAGCGCCAGGGCGCGGATCGTATCCTTATTCAAGTGCCCGGCGTCGGCAGCGCGGCAGAACTCAAAGAGATCATCGGCACTACCGCTCAGCTGACGTTTCAGCCTGTCGTGGGCCGGACGGGCAACCCCAATGACCCTCCCGGTGCGGGCAATGAAATCCTGCCCTCACTTGATGAAGAGGGTGTCTTTTACATCGTCGAACGCGCCGCGGTGGTCACCGGCGAAGAACTGGTCGACGCGCAGCCGGATTTTGACCAAAACGGTCTGCCTGCAGTCTCTTTCCGCTTTAACCCGGCGGGTGGCCGCAAATTTGGTGACTATACCGCCGCCAATATTGGCAGCCCCTTTGCGATTGTGCTCGACAACGAGGTGATCAGCGCGCCGGTGATCCAGAGCCATATTCCCGGCGGCACGGGTATCATCACCGGGCGGTTCACGGTTGAGGACAGCACCAATCTTGCCGTGCTTCTCAGGGCAGGGGCCTTGCCTGCGGAACTGGAGTTTCTCGAAGAGCGCACCGTCGGGCCGGAACTGGGGGCCGACAGTATTGAGGCAGGCAAGATCGCCAGCATTGTCGCCTTCGGCCTCGTGCTGGCCTTTATGTGGGCGAGCTATGGCCTCTTTGGTCTCTTTGCCAACATCGCGCTTCTGATCAACGTGGGTCTGATCTTTGGCTTGCTGAGCCTCATTGGCGCGACGCTGACGCTGCCCGGTATTGCCGGGATCGTGCTGACCATCGGGATGGCGGTGGATGCCAATGTGCTTGTGTTTGAGCGCATACGCGAGGAACTCAAAACCGCCAAAGGCCCGGCGCGTGCCATCGAGTTGGGCTATGAAAAAGCACTCAGCGCCATTACCGACGCCAACATCACCACGTTCATTACGGCGCTGATCCTCTATGCCATGGGCTCTGGCCCCGTGCGAGGCTTTGCCATCACGCTGGGTCTGGGGATCATCACGTCGGTCTTTACGGCGATCTTCGTCACGCGCCTGATCGTGATCATCTGGTTTGAGCGCAAACGCCCCAAGACTGTGCTTCAGGGCCGCGCCCTGCGTCTTGTGCCGAAAGAAACCAGCATCGATTTCTTCAAGCGCTGGAAAATGTCACTGGGCCTTTCGGGCGTGTTCATCATCGTGGCGGTGATCTCATTCTTCCTGCAAGGTCTGAACTTCGGCATCGATTTCCGGGGCGGCACCACGATCCGGACCGAAAGCGCGCAAACCGTCGATATCGGCCAATATCGCGACGCGATCACACAGCTGGAGTTAGGCGATGTGTCGATTACCGAGATTTTTGATCCGACGTTCGGTCCGGATAAAAATGTCGCGATGATCCGTATTCAGGCACAGGAAGGCGAAGAAGCTGTCACGCCGGAAGTTATCCGATCCGTGGAGGCGGCACTTCAAGAGGTCGTCCCTGACCTGAAATTCACTGCAGTGGATAGCGTTGGGCCAAAAGTATCCGGCGAACTTATTCAAACCGCGGTCATCGCCGTGCTGCTCGCGATTGCGGCGGTGTTGGTCTATATCTGGCTCAGGTTTGAGTGGCAGTTTGCGGTGGGCGCGGTGCTTGCTCTTGTGCATGATGTGTGGCTGACCATAGGCATATTCTCAGAGCTGCAAATTCAGTTTGACCTCGCCATCATCGCCGCCCTTCTGACGATTGTGGGTTATTCGCTCAACGACACGGTGGTCGTTTTTGACCGGGTGCGAGAGAACCTGCGCAAGTACAAGAAAAAAGACCTCTCCGAGGTGCTCAATATCTCGATCAACGAAACGCTCAGCCGGACTGTCATGACCTCGGTCACCACGCTTCTGGCGTTGATGGCACTTTACGTGTTGGGAGGCGACGTGATCCGGGGCTTTGTCTTTGCGATGATATGGGGCGTGATCGTGGGGACCTATTCCTCGATCTTCGTGGCCAGTGCGGTGCTTCTCTGGTTGGGGGTCAAGCGCGACTGGTCCAAACCCGATACCACCGCAGGCACGCAGTTCGCCAACGTAGATGCCTGA
- the yajC gene encoding preprotein translocase subunit YajC: MEAFAQFVPLILIFAIMWFLLIRPQQKKLKEHQAMVAALRRGDQVVTQGGLIGKVTKVKEAEEVEVEIADGVRVRVVKQTIAQVLSKTEPAEG; this comes from the coding sequence ATGGAAGCTTTCGCCCAGTTTGTCCCGCTCATCCTGATCTTCGCGATCATGTGGTTCCTTCTGATCCGTCCCCAGCAGAAAAAGCTGAAAGAGCATCAGGCCATGGTGGCGGCCCTGCGGCGTGGCGATCAGGTGGTGACGCAAGGCGGTCTCATCGGCAAGGTCACCAAGGTGAAAGAGGCCGAAGAGGTTGAGGTCGAGATTGCCGATGGCGTCCGGGTGCGGGTGGTCAAACAGACAATCGCCCAAGTGCTCTCCAAAACCGAGCCTGCCGAAGGGTGA
- the serS gene encoding serine--tRNA ligase: MHDIRAIRENPSAFDAAMARRGVSGASGSILKVDEARRAKILAAETAQADQNKAAKEVGAAKAKGDEAEFERLRTLVGDKKAEVAAMQAEAKALDQELTDLLMGLPNLALEDVPDGEDEDDNVEIKRWGTPRAFDFDAREHFEIEGVKPGMDFETAAKLSGSRFVVMSGGVVRIHRALAQFMIDTHVEENGLSETWTPVLVRPEMMYGTGQLPKFGEDSYETTNGWWLVPTAEVTLTNIVHDSVVEEGYLPRRYVAHTQCFRSEAGSAGKDTSGMLRQHQFEKVEMVSVTHPDRSLEEHDRMTRCAEGILEKLGLPYRTIVLCTGDMGFGARKTHDIEVWLPGQNTYREISSVSVCGDFQARRMNGRFKPADGGKPQFVHTLNGSGLAVGRCLIAVLENGQQADGSVELPDVLHPYLRGKTRLLADGSLG, translated from the coding sequence ATGCATGACATTCGTGCCATTCGCGAAAACCCATCCGCCTTTGATGCAGCCATGGCGCGGCGCGGGGTGTCGGGAGCGTCAGGCAGTATCCTGAAGGTGGATGAGGCGCGGCGCGCCAAAATCCTAGCCGCCGAAACAGCGCAGGCCGATCAGAACAAGGCCGCCAAAGAGGTAGGCGCGGCCAAAGCCAAGGGCGACGAGGCCGAGTTTGAGCGGCTGCGCACGCTGGTGGGCGATAAGAAGGCGGAAGTCGCGGCGATGCAGGCCGAGGCCAAGGCGCTGGATCAGGAATTGACCGATCTGCTCATGGGCCTGCCGAACCTGGCGCTTGAGGATGTGCCCGATGGTGAGGACGAGGACGATAATGTCGAGATCAAACGCTGGGGCACACCACGTGCGTTTGATTTTGATGCGCGCGAGCATTTTGAGATCGAAGGCGTGAAGCCGGGTATGGATTTCGAGACCGCGGCAAAGCTCAGCGGATCACGTTTCGTCGTCATGTCCGGCGGTGTGGTGCGCATTCACCGGGCGCTGGCGCAGTTCATGATCGACACGCATGTGGAGGAAAACGGGCTCTCCGAGACCTGGACGCCGGTGCTGGTGCGGCCTGAGATGATGTATGGCACCGGGCAGCTGCCGAAGTTCGGTGAGGATTCCTATGAGACCACCAATGGTTGGTGGCTGGTGCCAACGGCCGAGGTGACGCTCACCAATATCGTGCATGACAGCGTGGTGGAGGAAGGATACCTGCCCCGCCGCTATGTGGCGCATACGCAGTGTTTCCGCTCTGAGGCAGGCAGTGCGGGTAAGGATACGTCTGGTATGTTGCGCCAGCACCAGTTCGAAAAGGTCGAGATGGTGTCTGTGACGCATCCGGATCGGTCTTTGGAGGAACACGACCGCATGACGCGCTGCGCCGAGGGCATTCTGGAAAAGCTTGGTCTGCCCTACCGCACGATTGTGCTTTGCACCGGCGACATGGGCTTTGGCGCGCGCAAGACGCATGACATCGAGGTCTGGCTGCCGGGGCAAAACACCTATCGTGAGATCTCCTCGGTGTCTGTGTGCGGCGATTTTCAGGCGCGGCGCATGAATGGCCGGTTCAAGCCAGCCGATGGCGGCAAGCCGCAGTTTGTGCATACGCTAAACGGGTCAGGCCTCGCCGTGGGGCGGTGTTTGATTGCGGTGTTGGAGAACGGTCAACAGGCGGATGGGTCTGTGGAACTGCCCGACGTGTTGCATCCGTATTTGCGCGGCAAGACCCGGTTGTTGGCGGATGGGTCGTTGGGGTGA
- a CDS encoding Hint domain-containing protein, whose amino-acid sequence MVSLSGPTTASITEGLNGAGNITASGTVANNEPGIYSWLPGGYTILSAPTFGTLTITQNTANGEGGYTWSFVVDSDDPALDGLDRGDSLDITFNVRVTDVSYNSANGFASTVNGTAVIDTHQVTITIFGENEVCFMRGTEILTEDGPRRIETLMVGDKVLTRDNGAQPIRWIAASKISKERRRGNSQLEPIAIEADTFSPGVPSKNLMLSPQHRVLVENAKLDVFFGEASAFVSAKNLINFRNVYTCGGEVEDLEYWHLALDNHEVVFAENCPVESLHFGEEALSTLSPEQLAELNDVFPSLAGRESPLSFPELRAFEGQLISQTL is encoded by the coding sequence ATGGTCAGTTTGTCAGGTCCAACGACCGCAAGCATAACAGAAGGTCTCAACGGCGCGGGGAATATCACTGCAAGCGGGACAGTCGCGAACAATGAGCCGGGGATCTACTCGTGGTTGCCAGGTGGATATACTATTCTGTCAGCGCCCACCTTTGGCACGCTTACCATCACACAAAACACCGCAAACGGTGAAGGCGGCTACACCTGGAGCTTTGTGGTCGATTCAGACGACCCTGCGCTGGATGGGCTTGATCGCGGAGACAGTCTGGACATTACGTTCAATGTCCGGGTCACTGATGTATCTTACAATTCAGCGAATGGCTTCGCTTCTACAGTCAATGGCACGGCAGTCATCGATACACATCAAGTCACAATTACGATTTTTGGCGAAAATGAAGTGTGTTTCATGCGTGGCACTGAAATTTTGACCGAAGACGGGCCGCGCCGGATTGAGACCTTAATGGTCGGTGACAAAGTTTTGACGCGTGACAATGGCGCGCAACCCATTCGCTGGATCGCTGCCTCAAAGATCAGCAAAGAAAGACGTCGTGGGAACTCTCAACTGGAACCTATCGCAATTGAGGCCGATACCTTTTCGCCCGGAGTGCCGTCAAAGAATCTTATGTTGTCGCCTCAGCACCGCGTTCTTGTCGAAAACGCAAAGTTGGATGTTTTCTTTGGAGAGGCCTCTGCGTTCGTGAGCGCGAAAAACCTGATTAACTTCAGAAACGTCTACACGTGTGGTGGGGAGGTGGAAGACTTGGAATACTGGCACCTCGCGCTCGATAATCATGAAGTGGTGTTTGCCGAGAATTGCCCGGTTGAATCGCTCCACTTTGGAGAGGAAGCCCTTAGTACACTGAGCCCGGAACAACTCGCAGAACTCAATGACGTGTTTCCCAGTCTTGCAGGTCGTGAAAGTCCGTTAAGCTTTCCAGAGCTTCGTGCTTTCGAGGGACAATTGATCTCGCAGACGCTGTGA
- a CDS encoding toxin-activating lysine-acyltransferase: protein MTEQTDSGGLINVSPLYPNDDILRVFGEIAFLAFYSDLYGAWSARAIARSFEPPVYLKQFNVYRAKNVPRGMVTWALLNKTTEEKHVSGGGLDSFDDWQSGKQLWVMDIMAPWGHGRDVIEDIKATVQTNSVKTLRVHNGQKKILEWYRETPESKWKIRSRRI, encoded by the coding sequence ATGACAGAGCAAACAGATTCCGGCGGACTCATCAATGTTTCTCCGCTTTATCCGAACGACGATATCCTGCGCGTATTTGGTGAAATCGCCTTTCTTGCTTTTTACTCGGACCTTTATGGTGCTTGGTCTGCGCGCGCGATAGCGCGTTCATTCGAACCGCCGGTATATCTTAAGCAATTCAACGTCTATCGTGCCAAGAACGTCCCGCGCGGAATGGTCACTTGGGCGCTTCTCAATAAAACGACGGAAGAAAAGCATGTTTCGGGTGGCGGGCTGGATAGCTTTGATGATTGGCAATCCGGCAAGCAGCTTTGGGTCATGGATATTATGGCACCATGGGGTCACGGGCGTGATGTGATTGAAGACATCAAGGCCACTGTACAAACCAACAGCGTGAAAACTCTCCGTGTACATAATGGACAGAAAAAAATACTCGAATGGTACAGAGAAACGCCTGAATCAAAATGGAAAATCAGATCCAGAAGAATTTGA
- a CDS encoding TIGR03032 family protein produces the protein MAQSPAESDQDKELAFPEAPETKTGQIKLLPSPGFRKWLSQNKVSLAFNTYHIGKLFMIGLDQAGKFVFSDANFQRSMGLSLHDGTLWMAGYKQIWRLENFLDKGQESQGHDAIFAPIGATTTGYINLHDVRVSDSGVYFTSCQFNCVAKLHEKWSFEPIWKPSFISEFAYGDRCHLNCLELEYGAPRYVTCFADTDTEMGWRVLPKSNCTGLLIDVQSGKILCDTLHMPHSPQLHRNKLYVANSGMGELAEVDRKTGKYNPICFIPGFTRGLSFWKDYALVGASKPRRQGVFEGNDETPLNQKLQEQGLEPECSISVVNLKTREIEHKIVIEGVASEIYDVCILPGLRRPLVVDLESHALNTMFRPSRLYI, from the coding sequence TTGGCACAAAGTCCAGCAGAGAGTGATCAGGACAAAGAGCTTGCTTTTCCAGAAGCACCTGAAACAAAAACCGGGCAAATCAAACTGCTGCCGAGCCCAGGGTTTCGCAAATGGTTGTCTCAGAACAAAGTCTCTTTGGCCTTTAATACTTACCACATCGGTAAGCTGTTCATGATTGGCTTGGACCAGGCGGGGAAATTTGTTTTTTCAGATGCAAACTTTCAAAGATCCATGGGATTGAGTTTGCACGATGGTACCTTGTGGATGGCGGGCTACAAACAAATTTGGCGTTTAGAGAACTTTCTCGATAAAGGACAAGAATCCCAAGGACATGATGCGATTTTTGCCCCTATCGGTGCGACAACAACAGGATACATTAACCTTCACGATGTCCGCGTGAGCGACAGCGGCGTTTACTTCACCTCCTGCCAGTTCAACTGCGTGGCAAAGCTTCATGAGAAATGGAGTTTTGAGCCCATATGGAAGCCGAGTTTCATAAGCGAATTTGCTTATGGTGACCGATGCCATTTGAACTGTCTGGAGTTAGAGTACGGCGCACCAAGATACGTGACTTGCTTTGCAGACACAGATACCGAAATGGGCTGGCGCGTGCTTCCGAAAAGCAACTGCACAGGGCTCCTCATTGATGTTCAGTCTGGCAAGATACTCTGCGACACGCTTCATATGCCACACTCACCCCAGCTGCATAGAAACAAGCTTTACGTCGCCAACAGTGGCATGGGCGAGCTGGCCGAAGTCGATCGCAAAACCGGAAAGTACAACCCGATTTGTTTCATCCCGGGCTTTACCCGGGGGCTTTCCTTCTGGAAGGACTACGCACTCGTTGGCGCGTCCAAACCACGGCGTCAGGGGGTTTTCGAAGGAAACGACGAAACACCCTTGAACCAAAAGCTCCAAGAGCAAGGGCTCGAACCGGAGTGTTCCATTTCTGTGGTCAATCTGAAGACAAGGGAAATCGAGCACAAAATCGTCATCGAAGGCGTCGCATCTGAAATTTATGATGTGTGCATTCTTCCAGGGCTTCGCAGACCTCTTGTTGTTGATCTGGAAAGCCACGCTTTGAATACGATGTTTCGGCCGTCACGGCTGTACATTTAG